A single region of the Musa acuminata AAA Group cultivar baxijiao chromosome BXJ1-11, Cavendish_Baxijiao_AAA, whole genome shotgun sequence genome encodes:
- the LOC135597048 gene encoding uncharacterized protein LOC135597048 produces the protein MLGTVDDDIETLIGVHRRFEDADAVGSRASLRWLRPVNRVRWARRSVGERRCCEPLRCRGDGGAIGTRWGRRRRVRPSRHVANSICRMDESLAARMSEAAAAAAGNEEATAAGNEEAAEGSALADFRSMEEELTAVRMESRNQEILRRMESLITTVEYHRASRRLEELSLFSPPA, from the coding sequence ATGCTCGGGACCGTCGACGATGACATCGAGACCCTCATCGGCGTGCACCGTCGCTTCGAGGACGCGGACGCCGTTGGCTCCCGTGCCAGCCTCCGGTGGCTTCGCCCTGTGAATCGGGTCCGTTGGGCGCGGCGGAGCGTGGGGGAACGGCGGTGCTGTGAGCCGCTACGCTGCCGCGGCGACGGCGGCGCCATCGGAACCCGctgggggaggaggagaagggtgcGCCCGTCGAGGCACGTAGCGAATTCGATTTGCCGGATGGATGAGTCGCTGGCCGCTCGCAtgtcggaggcggcggcggcggcggcggggaacGAGGAGGCGACGGCCGCGGGGAacgaggaggcggcggaggggTCGGCGCTGGCGGATTTCCGGTCGATGGAGGAGGAGCTCACGGCGGTCAGAATGGAGTCTCGGAATCAGGAGATATTGAGGAGGATGGAATCGTTGATCACGACAGTAGAGTATCACCGGGCTTCGAGGAGGTTGGAGGAGTTATCTTTGTTCTCTCCTCCTGCTTGA